A single region of the Salicibibacter cibi genome encodes:
- a CDS encoding methyl-accepting chemotaxis protein: MKFYQPTRIRTKLLSILLATTLCFVSGFVFIFVQIMDINDRVEEMDQWRSYVIDAKDASHTFQEKYIFISDLQFQEDPDFDYYETLDAIMNEHLRNLENGTNTAYSSEELHHLNVQNEMFNSRVSHYINLQVLPDETAMADMEFLTSNINERAGNLQSYFTDNLEEANESAQEMMFYAVLSSIVAAGAAVIIGVTIFIIFAGRMQKKIERIARRTTQVSAGHLNVEPLPVEGRDELASLSDEINAMTENLGNMVKGVSSASQTVAASSEELVASAEEVNAGSQEVAGSVQEITEMQVGLDQSIRDSRETFQSMEEELSRVYTAVQEIVTESNRSNDQAADGLKILKEALESMQSIRIQNEANAHSIESLGEASRDIEDVITLIKDISGQTNLLALNANIEAARAGEAGKGFAVVANEVRKLATESEEATQDISKTIEMMTGNVEKSVEQSRQSTSLIVAGEKTIEEMYNAYQAILASFTAVVRKADTIDTLIKQVTEKSQLILSHTEEVQKNSTHATDNSAAISAAIEEQAATMESINQASQELAAVANELDGQISKFNI, translated from the coding sequence GTGAAATTTTATCAACCTACCCGCATTCGAACAAAACTGTTGTCTATTTTACTTGCCACAACGCTGTGCTTTGTAAGTGGATTTGTTTTTATTTTTGTCCAAATTATGGATATTAATGACCGAGTGGAAGAAATGGATCAGTGGCGTTCTTATGTTATCGATGCGAAAGATGCTTCGCACACCTTTCAGGAAAAATACATATTTATCTCTGATCTGCAGTTTCAGGAAGACCCTGATTTTGACTACTACGAAACGCTAGATGCAATAATGAATGAGCACCTAAGAAATTTGGAGAACGGGACCAACACGGCATACAGTAGCGAAGAGTTGCATCATCTTAATGTACAAAACGAAATGTTTAATTCCCGCGTCTCCCATTATATTAACCTGCAAGTATTGCCCGATGAAACGGCAATGGCCGACATGGAGTTTTTGACATCCAACATCAATGAACGCGCCGGGAATCTTCAGTCCTATTTTACGGACAATCTGGAGGAAGCCAATGAGTCTGCGCAAGAAATGATGTTCTATGCTGTATTATCAAGCATCGTTGCCGCGGGGGCTGCGGTAATCATTGGTGTAACAATCTTCATCATTTTTGCAGGAAGAATGCAGAAAAAGATCGAACGCATCGCGAGAAGAACAACACAGGTAAGTGCCGGACACTTGAATGTGGAGCCACTCCCTGTTGAAGGGCGTGATGAACTGGCTTCCCTATCGGATGAGATAAACGCTATGACCGAGAATCTCGGAAACATGGTAAAAGGCGTGTCCTCAGCATCCCAAACGGTGGCTGCGTCGAGTGAAGAGTTGGTCGCTTCAGCAGAAGAAGTAAACGCCGGCTCACAAGAAGTAGCCGGTTCCGTTCAAGAAATCACCGAGATGCAAGTCGGCCTTGATCAATCCATCCGTGATTCAAGGGAGACGTTTCAATCGATGGAAGAGGAACTTTCTCGTGTGTATACTGCCGTACAGGAAATTGTCACGGAAAGCAATCGCTCAAACGATCAGGCGGCCGACGGCTTAAAAATATTAAAAGAAGCGTTGGAGAGCATGCAAAGCATTCGCATTCAAAATGAAGCGAATGCCCATTCCATTGAGTCCCTTGGTGAGGCTTCCCGAGATATTGAGGATGTAATCACCCTTATTAAAGATATCTCCGGACAAACAAACTTGCTTGCATTGAATGCAAATATAGAAGCGGCACGTGCAGGAGAAGCAGGCAAAGGGTTTGCGGTCGTCGCAAATGAAGTGCGTAAACTGGCGACCGAAAGTGAAGAAGCAACCCAGGACATCTCCAAGACGATCGAAATGATGACCGGGAATGTGGAGAAGTCCGTAGAACAATCTCGGCAAAGCACTTCGCTCATTGTTGCCGGCGAAAAAACGATCGAAGAAATGTACAATGCCTATCAAGCCATTCTTGCCTCTTTTACTGCCGTTGTCCGGAAGGCCGACACCATTGATACGCTAATCAAACAAGTGACTGAAAAAAGCCAATTGATCCTTAGCCATACCGAGGAAGTCCAAAAAAACTCCACCCATGCCACGGATAACAGCGCTGCAATTTCCGCTGCCATCGAAGAACAGGCGGCAACCATGGAATCCATCAACCAGGCATCCCAAGAGTTGGCAGCAGTGGCTAATGAATTGGACGGGCAAATTTCTAAGTTCAACATTTGA